In Synechococcus sp. A18-25c, a single window of DNA contains:
- a CDS encoding MinD/ParA family protein produces the protein MTQIIAIHSFRGGTGKSNLTANLSTALALQGKRVAILDTDLASPGIHVLFDFSLSEGDRCLNDYLQEDVQIRDCVHEVTPDPVKSARGRIFLLPASLDSDRIARLLREGYQVEKLNDAMFSIADDLKLDFVLVDTHPGINEETLLSAAIADHLIMVMRPDSQDYLGTAVAIEVAQRLDVMNIQLVMNKLPSQFSRDEVRLRMQESYEVSIGSILPLSEDLLTLASGGLAVLEFPNHAWTDAVRDLATVLLESPGD, from the coding sequence ATGACGCAGATCATTGCAATTCATTCGTTCCGAGGCGGTACTGGTAAATCAAACCTGACGGCCAACCTTTCAACTGCGTTGGCCCTTCAAGGCAAGCGCGTTGCCATCTTAGATACTGATCTGGCATCCCCTGGGATTCATGTTCTGTTTGATTTTTCTCTCTCTGAGGGTGATCGATGTCTGAACGATTATCTGCAGGAAGATGTGCAAATCCGTGATTGTGTGCATGAGGTGACACCTGACCCTGTGAAGTCAGCAAGGGGTCGCATCTTCCTTTTGCCTGCTTCTCTTGACAGTGATCGAATTGCTCGTCTTCTGCGCGAGGGCTATCAGGTTGAAAAGCTGAATGACGCAATGTTCTCTATTGCTGATGACTTAAAGCTTGATTTTGTCCTTGTTGATACTCACCCAGGGATTAATGAAGAAACTCTGCTTTCTGCAGCTATTGCTGATCATTTGATCATGGTGATGCGTCCAGACAGTCAGGATTATTTGGGAACCGCGGTTGCGATTGAGGTGGCTCAGCGTCTTGATGTGATGAATATTCAACTTGTGATGAACAAACTCCCCAGTCAATTCAGTCGTGATGAGGTGCGTCTGCGGATGCAGGAAAGTTATGAGGTTTCCATCGGGTCAATTCTTCCTCTCAGTGAGGATCTTCTGACGTTGGCAAGTGGCGGTTTGGCTGTTCTTGAGTTTCCCAACCACGCCTGGACTGATGCTGTCCGTGACCTGGCGACCGTTCTACTCGAGTCTCCCGGCGATTGA